A portion of the Cryptomeria japonica chromosome 5, Sugi_1.0, whole genome shotgun sequence genome contains these proteins:
- the LOC131875871 gene encoding 36.4 kDa proline-rich protein-like: MTKAGAVVFIVLIQVATTMPSIMAWTPPPPPTYPPPPPPTSVTKCPPPPPTSAAKCPLDALKLGACVDLLGGLVHIGIGDPVENQCCPVIEGVLGLEAALCLCTTIRAKLLDLNILLPLALELIVSCGKTVPPGFQCPAL, encoded by the exons ATGACAAAAGCAGGAGCAGTAgttttcattgttttaattcagGTTGCAACTACCATGCCATCGATAATGGCATGGACTCCTCCTCCGCCTCCTACTT accctcctcctcctcctcctacttcTGTAACGAAatgccctcctcctcctcctacttcTGCAGCGAAATGCCCACTTGATGCTTTGAAGCTGGGAGCCTGCGTTGATTTGCTTGGTGGCCTTGTGCACATCGGCATTGGAGATCCTGTAGAAAACCAATGCTGCCCTGTGATTGAAGGAGTTTTGGGACTAGAGGCAGCACTGTGTTTGTGTACAACCATTAGGGCCAAGCTTCTGGACCTTAATATCCTTCTTCCATTGGCACTGGAGCTTATTGTATCCTGTGGAAAGACCGTTCCTCCAGGCTTCCAATGCCCTGCTCTTTAA